One Micromonospora sp. WMMD812 genomic window carries:
- a CDS encoding helix-turn-helix transcriptional regulator, with protein MPLPTSPVIRRVRLGAELRQLRRREGLTLEQVCDRLGWASTSKLSRIELGQSRPDLADVLDLLDVYQVPGPTRDALIVIARDAATSRGWWKALGEMGERQRTYAELEAGAARIVEYQPFLVPGLLQTPAYARLRVTAAALFDPEIDVDAEVRARTVRQEVLRRADPPRYTALLTATACDPGETPAEVWREQVRHLITMTGLRNVTLRLLPGAGAHGGLQPLTPYSCYAFPDPADPRTVMLEALTTDVRLATVLDVERYERVTEALLSAALSAEETVTALAGRIGD; from the coding sequence ATGCCGTTGCCAACGAGTCCTGTCATTCGCCGCGTGCGGCTCGGCGCCGAGCTGCGCCAGCTGCGCCGACGCGAGGGGTTGACCCTGGAGCAGGTCTGCGACCGGCTGGGGTGGGCCTCCACGTCCAAGCTGTCCCGTATCGAGCTGGGCCAGAGCCGTCCGGACCTGGCCGACGTGCTCGACCTGCTGGACGTCTACCAGGTGCCGGGGCCGACGCGGGACGCGCTCATCGTCATCGCCCGCGACGCCGCCACCAGTCGGGGCTGGTGGAAGGCGCTGGGCGAGATGGGGGAGCGGCAACGCACCTACGCCGAGTTGGAGGCCGGCGCGGCGCGCATCGTCGAGTACCAACCGTTCCTGGTGCCGGGGTTGTTGCAGACCCCGGCGTACGCCCGGCTGCGGGTCACCGCCGCCGCGCTGTTCGATCCGGAGATCGACGTGGACGCCGAGGTGCGTGCCCGGACCGTGCGGCAGGAGGTGTTGCGGCGGGCCGACCCGCCCCGGTACACGGCGCTGCTGACCGCGACCGCCTGCGACCCGGGGGAGACCCCGGCCGAGGTCTGGCGGGAGCAGGTGCGGCACCTGATCACGATGACCGGGCTCCGGAACGTGACCCTGCGACTGCTGCCCGGGGCGGGGGCGCACGGCGGCCTTCAGCCGCTCACCCCGTACTCCTGCTACGCCTTTCCCGACCCGGCGGACCCGCGCACGGTGATGTTGGAGGCGCTCACCACCGACGTGCGGCTGGCCACCGTGCTCGACGTGGAGCGGTATGAGCGCGTCACCGAGGCCCTGCTCAGCGCCGCGCTGTCGGCGGAGGAGACGGTGACGGCGCTGGCCGGCCGCATCGGCGACTGA